A section of the bacterium genome encodes:
- a CDS encoding ATP-binding cassette domain-containing protein: protein MAAGLEGLAQSVMAGGAVSTVNERAEATPAGTAIRVSGLWKRYGSIEAVRGIAFDVRAGEIFGVIGPDGAGKTSTFQILAGVMEATAGTAEVFGRPAREARAQTGYLTQTFSLYPDLSVAENLRYVGDLRQVPLRDITERGRRYLRLFDMDRFADRLAGQLSGGMKQKLALACALVPQPKVLLLDEPTTGVDPVSRREFWDALAHLAADGLTILIATPYLDEAERCHRVALMHLGVIHQLGPPAELRASLHAQRIEFRTTALSDAEHALMETSGPGREIIDVQRFGDRLDLLVHNADDARRLVEETMGRAGVPIEEMRVDEPTLENTFVATLRGLGQEPAAAPFPQRHDHAGTRGRTAIGATRLTKRFGSFTAVADVAIQVRYGEIYGLLGANGAGKTTTIKMLCGLLDPTSGQVELAGERGTVRSPQVRQRVGYMSQKFSLYNDLTIAENLRFFAGVYGVPDDEREEKARWVLAFSGLEGKQDQMTASLPGGWKQRVAFGAAIMHEPSVLFLDEPTSGVDPLARRAFWGMINQLADAGTAILVTTHYLEEAEQCNRIGLMVAGELVVEGPPSDIKRREMAHSHLLEFRVDSPQRAADVLKEGTAPWRVSLFGDRLHVITEEDAERAMRATAGVLQANGVRVINAREGRFSLEDVFISVVEQAREQGRVSEESA from the coding sequence GTGGCCGCCGGGCTGGAAGGGCTGGCACAGTCAGTGATGGCCGGGGGCGCCGTCTCCACCGTCAACGAACGCGCCGAGGCCACGCCGGCGGGCACGGCGATTCGCGTCAGCGGCCTGTGGAAGCGCTATGGATCGATCGAGGCCGTCCGGGGCATCGCGTTTGACGTCCGCGCAGGGGAGATCTTCGGCGTGATCGGCCCGGACGGCGCAGGCAAGACCTCGACCTTCCAGATTCTGGCCGGCGTCATGGAGGCCACGGCAGGGACCGCGGAGGTATTCGGACGCCCCGCGCGCGAGGCCCGTGCGCAAACGGGGTATCTGACCCAGACGTTTAGCCTCTACCCGGATTTAAGCGTCGCAGAGAACCTCCGGTATGTCGGCGATCTGCGGCAGGTGCCGCTCCGGGATATCACGGAACGGGGCCGCCGGTATCTCCGGTTGTTCGACATGGATCGATTCGCGGACCGGCTGGCCGGACAGCTCAGCGGCGGCATGAAGCAAAAGCTCGCGCTGGCCTGCGCCCTCGTACCCCAGCCCAAGGTGCTGCTGCTGGACGAGCCGACGACCGGTGTGGACCCGGTCTCACGCCGCGAGTTCTGGGATGCGCTCGCGCACCTCGCCGCAGACGGCCTGACGATTCTGATCGCCACTCCCTACCTTGATGAGGCCGAGCGCTGCCACCGGGTGGCGCTCATGCACCTCGGTGTGATTCACCAGTTGGGACCTCCGGCGGAGCTGCGGGCGAGCCTGCACGCCCAACGGATCGAATTCCGCACCACGGCGCTGAGCGATGCCGAGCACGCCCTGATGGAGACCAGCGGCCCCGGCCGCGAGATCATCGATGTCCAGCGATTTGGCGACCGCCTCGACCTCCTCGTCCACAACGCGGATGATGCGCGGCGCCTCGTCGAGGAGACGATGGGCCGCGCAGGCGTGCCCATCGAGGAGATGCGCGTCGATGAGCCCACACTCGAGAACACATTCGTCGCGACGCTGCGCGGCCTAGGCCAGGAACCCGCTGCCGCACCCTTCCCCCAGCGGCACGACCACGCCGGCACGCGCGGCCGGACCGCGATCGGGGCCACGAGGCTGACGAAACGGTTCGGGAGCTTCACGGCCGTCGCGGACGTCGCCATCCAAGTGCGCTACGGCGAGATCTACGGCCTCCTGGGCGCCAACGGCGCAGGCAAGACGACGACGATCAAGATGCTGTGCGGCCTCCTCGACCCCACAAGCGGACAGGTCGAACTGGCGGGTGAACGGGGCACCGTGCGCTCGCCCCAGGTACGCCAGCGGGTCGGCTACATGTCGCAGAAATTCTCGCTGTACAACGACCTCACGATAGCGGAGAACCTCAGGTTCTTCGCGGGCGTCTACGGCGTGCCGGACGACGAGCGCGAGGAGAAGGCGCGCTGGGTGCTCGCATTTTCCGGACTCGAGGGGAAGCAAGACCAGATGACAGCAAGCCTGCCCGGGGGGTGGAAACAGCGCGTCGCCTTCGGTGCGGCGATCATGCACGAGCCGAGCGTCCTCTTCCTCGACGAGCCGACCTCGGGCGTCGATCCCCTAGCGCGTCGCGCCTTCTGGGGCATGATCAACCAGCTCGCCGACGCCGGCACCGCGATTTTGGTCACGACGCACTACCTCGAGGAAGCAGAGCAGTGCAACCGGATCGGGCTGATGGTGGCCGGCGAGCTCGTCGTGGAAGGTCCGCCGAGCGACATCAAGCGGCGGGAGATGGCCCACAGCCACCTGCTGGAATTCCGTGTGGATTCCCCGCAGCGCGCGGCGGACGTGTTGAAGGAAGGCACCGCGCCCTGGCGGGTCTCGCTGTTCGGGGATCGGCTCCACGTCATCACCGAGGAGGACGCGGAGCGGGCCATGCGCGCGACCGCCGGGGTCCTGCAGGCGAACGGGGTCCGCGTCATCAACGCCCGGGAGGGACGGTTCTCCCTTGAGGACGTCTTCATCAGCGTCGTAGAGCAGGCGCGAGAGCAGGGCCGGGTGTCCGAGGAGAGCGCGTGA
- a CDS encoding YdeI/OmpD-associated family protein, with amino-acid sequence MKILSFASSRVFRTWLAKHHRQPDGIWLRIYKKDSGVATVTYAEALDQALCFGWIDGQKQPLNSRSWLQKFTPRRPKSGWSKINTRHAHRLMKSGDMAPAGLNEVNAAKADGRWQAAYDSSSSPVVPDDFLRALGKNKEAHTFFKTLNKANVYSITYRLQTAKKPETREKRTRAIVEMLARGEKFH; translated from the coding sequence ATGAAAATCCTGAGCTTCGCATCTTCGCGTGTGTTCCGGACCTGGCTTGCCAAACACCATCGCCAACCGGACGGCATCTGGCTGCGCATTTACAAAAAGGACTCGGGCGTCGCCACCGTGACGTATGCAGAGGCGCTTGATCAAGCCCTGTGCTTTGGTTGGATTGATGGACAAAAACAGCCCTTGAACTCCCGATCCTGGCTACAGAAATTCACGCCGAGGCGCCCCAAAAGCGGATGGTCCAAGATCAATACGCGGCATGCCCACCGCCTCATGAAATCCGGGGACATGGCCCCCGCCGGGCTGAACGAGGTGAACGCCGCCAAGGCGGATGGTCGATGGCAGGCTGCCTATGATTCATCCAGCAGCCCCGTCGTGCCGGATGACTTTCTCAGGGCGCTCGGGAAAAACAAGGAGGCGCACACCTTCTTTAAAACGCTCAACAAGGCGAATGTGTATTCGATAACGTACCGGCTCCAGACGGCAAAGAAGCCTGAAACCAGAGAGAAGCGAACGCGAGCGATCGTGGAGATGCTGGCCCGGGGAGAGAAGTTTCATTGA
- a CDS encoding CerR family C-terminal domain-containing protein produces MPNLQARRSPEGEPAKARAGDPTHAKLLDAAGAVFAERGFHDATVREICARAGANIAAVNYHFGDKLGLYTEVLRNAVRGDQLEPMRSVAGQNVPPEQALRRLIKLRLRGVGEGDRPARLVLLMAHEFAQPTPAMSRVVNEALRPMYDRLRDIVGAILGLPRDHDTTRLCTHSVIGQIVHYVVARPILARLWPELKMTPAQVDRIADHIADFSLAYLQAFKSWRGRASSIPVRRRT; encoded by the coding sequence ATGCCGAATCTTCAGGCGAGGCGATCCCCAGAGGGGGAGCCGGCGAAGGCACGCGCCGGCGATCCTACCCACGCGAAGCTGCTCGATGCCGCCGGCGCGGTCTTCGCGGAGCGCGGGTTCCACGACGCAACCGTCCGCGAGATTTGCGCGCGGGCGGGGGCCAACATCGCGGCCGTCAACTATCACTTCGGAGACAAGTTGGGACTGTATACCGAGGTGCTGCGGAACGCGGTGCGTGGGGATCAGCTCGAGCCCATGCGCTCGGTGGCGGGCCAGAACGTCCCGCCCGAGCAGGCCCTCAGGCGCTTGATCAAACTCAGGCTTCGGGGCGTGGGGGAGGGAGATCGGCCGGCGCGGCTCGTGCTGTTGATGGCCCATGAATTCGCGCAGCCTACCCCGGCCATGTCCCGCGTCGTGAATGAGGCCCTGCGGCCGATGTACGATCGCCTCAGGGACATCGTCGGAGCCATCCTGGGGCTGCCGCGCGATCACGACACCACGCGGCTGTGCACGCACAGCGTCATCGGGCAGATCGTCCACTACGTCGTGGCGCGCCCGATTCTGGCGAGGTTGTGGCCGGAATTGAAGATGACGCCTGCGCAGGTGGACCGGATCGCGGATCACATCGCCGACTTTTCGCTGGCATATCTCCAGGCGTTCAAGTCCTGGCGTGGGCGCGCGTCGTCCATACCCGTTCGGAGGCGGACATGA
- a CDS encoding DUF1697 domain-containing protein, with product MLRGMNVSGHNTIRMEHLRALCAALGFRNVETYVQSGNIVFRAPSTSPSLLSKRISEAILRDVGFSVPVLVKTRREMGIVIKRNPFLKEHGIDRSKLHVTFLSTVVSKSALGNLDGLSTTPDRFSLRGREIYLYCPGGYGKTKLSNAAFEKALSVSATTRNWNTVTTLFEMASKL from the coding sequence ATGCTGCGAGGAATGAATGTGAGCGGACACAACACCATCCGCATGGAACATCTTCGTGCATTGTGCGCGGCGTTGGGATTTCGGAATGTCGAGACGTACGTCCAGAGCGGCAACATCGTTTTCCGAGCCCCTTCGACGTCGCCATCCTTGCTCTCGAAGCGCATCAGCGAAGCCATTCTCCGTGACGTGGGCTTCTCCGTGCCCGTCCTCGTCAAGACACGGCGAGAAATGGGCATCGTGATCAAGCGCAACCCGTTCTTGAAAGAACACGGCATCGATCGATCGAAGCTGCACGTCACGTTTCTTTCAACGGTCGTGTCAAAAAGCGCTCTGGGGAACCTGGACGGCCTTTCCACCACACCAGATCGGTTTTCCCTTCGCGGCCGGGAAATCTACCTGTATTGTCCCGGCGGGTATGGCAAGACCAAGCTCTCCAATGCCGCGTTTGAAAAAGCGCTGTCAGTCAGCGCGACGACTCGGAACTGGAACACCGTCACCACATTATTTGAAATGGCCTCGAAACTCTGA
- a CDS encoding ABC transporter permease: MRRTLAQTRKELTQFLRDRLSLALALGLPVGLLLLLGTAFSLSVTNVPLAVQDLDDSAASHEFLDAFRASLTFHLVPWPVDRAPEQALTTNTARAALIIPARFGRDIARGVPAAAQLLVDGADANTAKLISGDAASIVRAYNDRTVGATRPAPVQAAIRLWYNPGESSKKFYGPGIFVLGLSMFPALLATLAMAKEGEQKTILQVYVSSISGSEFLLGKIFAFMAVALAEALILLLLLFTYFGLSFAGDPTPFFVATILYAFCVVAFGTMVGAAVPNQAAALQAVSLGGFLLVMLLSGLLFPITNIPAGLRWISNLVWGRYYIEVVRDALLQGGGWPAVWYKVLIPGVIGGIFYALAWRTIHRMQLSD; encoded by the coding sequence ATGAGACGGACGCTGGCGCAAACCCGCAAGGAGCTGACCCAATTCCTGCGGGACCGGCTGTCGCTCGCGCTGGCCCTCGGGCTGCCAGTGGGGCTCCTCTTGCTGCTGGGCACGGCGTTCTCGCTGTCGGTTACCAATGTCCCTCTTGCGGTGCAGGACCTCGACGATTCCGCTGCATCACACGAGTTCCTCGACGCGTTCCGCGCCTCCCTCACATTCCACCTCGTGCCGTGGCCCGTCGACCGGGCGCCAGAGCAGGCGCTCACGACGAACACGGCGCGCGCGGCGCTGATCATTCCCGCCCGCTTTGGCCGCGACATCGCCCGCGGCGTTCCGGCCGCCGCGCAGCTCCTGGTGGATGGTGCGGACGCGAACACGGCCAAGCTGATCTCGGGCGATGCCGCCAGCATCGTGCGAGCGTACAACGATCGAACGGTGGGCGCAACGCGCCCCGCGCCGGTACAGGCGGCGATCCGGCTGTGGTACAATCCCGGCGAATCGTCCAAGAAGTTCTATGGGCCGGGCATCTTCGTATTGGGGCTCTCGATGTTCCCGGCCCTGCTGGCCACACTCGCGATGGCGAAAGAGGGCGAACAGAAGACGATCCTGCAGGTCTATGTGTCCAGCATCTCCGGCAGTGAGTTCCTGCTCGGGAAGATCTTCGCGTTCATGGCCGTGGCGCTGGCCGAAGCGCTGATCCTGCTCCTCCTGCTCTTCACATACTTCGGGCTCAGCTTCGCCGGGGACCCGACGCCGTTTTTCGTGGCCACGATATTGTATGCCTTCTGCGTGGTGGCCTTCGGCACGATGGTCGGGGCCGCCGTGCCCAACCAGGCCGCCGCACTGCAGGCGGTGTCTCTCGGCGGATTCCTCCTCGTGATGCTCCTGTCGGGACTCTTGTTCCCGATCACGAACATCCCCGCGGGCCTCCGATGGATCAGTAACTTGGTGTGGGGACGGTACTATATCGAGGTCGTGCGCGACGCGCTCCTCCAGGGCGGCGGGTGGCCGGCGGTGTGGTACAAAGTCCTGATCCCCGGCGTGATCGGCGGGATCTTCTACGCGCTGGCCTGGCGGACCATCCACCGCATGCAGCTGTCGGACTAG
- a CDS encoding amidohydrolase family protein: MSRIILRGAKVFDVTARRALAGVAVVVEGDRIADVVPSATVGDPGSARVVDLTGCTLLPGLVDLHVHLGWGSRGFETSPASIALRAARNARAAQAAGITTLRDVGTTDGVAIAVRDAVVRGDISGSRVVPCGRILCMTGGHGSEPPALPGMAREADGADDCRKAVREQVKAGADFIKVTTNGPLNVVEFTQEELNALVDEAHRLGRRVACHASILDSTRMALRAGVDTVEHGCDLDEQTAREMAGQGVVLVPTLLVSKLIMDRWEEFKAVPMMRSIPVRAKRHVESFQIAMAAGVTIAAGTDLFFGLGDFESLPRELEYMVACGMSPADALVAATAHGATAIGMPDRFGAVGRGTLADLVAVKGDPTEDIAALHRVSLVMQGGRVVRDGIASGSP, encoded by the coding sequence ATGAGTCGGATCATCCTGCGCGGCGCGAAGGTCTTCGACGTTACCGCCAGGCGAGCCCTGGCGGGGGTCGCCGTGGTCGTCGAGGGGGACCGCATCGCCGATGTGGTCCCATCCGCAACGGTCGGCGATCCAGGGTCGGCCCGAGTCGTGGACCTCACCGGGTGCACCCTGCTGCCCGGCCTCGTTGATCTGCACGTCCACCTGGGCTGGGGGTCGCGGGGATTCGAGACCAGTCCCGCCTCCATTGCGCTGCGGGCCGCGCGCAACGCACGCGCTGCGCAGGCGGCAGGCATCACGACGCTGCGCGATGTCGGGACGACGGATGGGGTCGCGATCGCCGTGCGCGACGCGGTGGTCCGGGGGGACATCTCCGGCTCTCGGGTCGTGCCCTGCGGTCGCATTCTCTGCATGACAGGGGGTCACGGGTCCGAGCCCCCGGCCCTCCCGGGGATGGCCCGCGAGGCCGATGGGGCCGACGACTGCCGCAAGGCGGTGCGCGAACAGGTGAAGGCGGGCGCCGACTTCATCAAGGTGACGACCAACGGTCCCCTGAACGTTGTCGAATTCACCCAGGAGGAGTTGAATGCCCTGGTTGACGAGGCGCACCGCCTGGGGAGGCGCGTGGCCTGCCACGCCTCGATCCTAGATTCGACTCGAATGGCTCTGCGGGCCGGTGTCGATACGGTCGAGCATGGATGCGACCTGGATGAGCAGACGGCGCGGGAGATGGCTGGTCAAGGGGTCGTACTTGTGCCCACGCTCCTGGTGTCAAAACTCATCATGGACCGATGGGAGGAATTCAAGGCGGTGCCCATGATGCGGTCGATCCCCGTGCGCGCCAAGCGTCACGTGGAGAGTTTCCAGATCGCGATGGCCGCCGGCGTGACGATCGCGGCCGGGACCGATCTCTTCTTTGGCCTGGGGGATTTTGAATCGCTCCCCCGGGAACTGGAATATATGGTTGCCTGCGGCATGAGTCCTGCAGATGCCTTGGTCGCGGCGACCGCTCACGGAGCCACGGCCATTGGGATGCCGGACCGGTTTGGGGCCGTCGGCAGGGGCACGCTGGCCGACCTTGTCGCGGTAAAAGGCGATCCCACCGAGGACATCGCTGCGCTGCATCGGGTCTCGCTCGTGATGCAGGGAGGGAGAGTGGTCAGAGACGGCATCGCTAGCGGATCACCGTGA
- a CDS encoding efflux RND transporter periplasmic adaptor subunit: MTAQDAAHAPAQAPPVAPSAARPHARRRSLGLIALVVLAGLGVYVWRTYFAVPPVPDSIVTLSGRIEGDDSAIAPKVAGKILDVRVREGDSVRAGDVIAILDDVQLRAQEDQARASLRDAEARAQAANDQIAVLQQQLQQNQLLMAQAVTDAEGRVRQGEADLAAAEADVAQQRAAYENAVFNRNAFTRLAQQGAVSEQQRVQAVTAAEAQGAALAAAQRRVAAAKGALTASRANLANPGIRGAQMAAVEKQIVQQHATIGSATAQVAQARAALAQAEANRQDLVVRAPFGGTVITRSAEPGEVVTAGTSIVTLLDLSQVYLRGFIPEGQIGKVKIGQPAHVYLDSNPNRAVDALVLRIDPQATFTPENTYFRQDRVKQVVGVKLQLKGATGLAKPGMPADGEILVSGGAWPPGWKGWHSQ, translated from the coding sequence ATGACGGCCCAGGACGCTGCTCACGCTCCCGCGCAGGCGCCACCGGTCGCCCCCTCCGCGGCGCGGCCGCACGCGCGTCGGCGGTCGCTCGGGCTCATTGCGCTCGTGGTGCTCGCCGGCCTCGGCGTCTACGTCTGGCGCACGTACTTTGCCGTGCCTCCGGTGCCGGACAGCATCGTCACGCTCAGTGGCCGGATCGAGGGCGACGACTCAGCGATCGCCCCGAAGGTGGCGGGGAAGATCTTAGACGTCCGGGTGCGCGAAGGCGACAGCGTGCGGGCGGGGGACGTCATCGCGATTCTCGATGACGTACAACTCCGGGCCCAAGAGGACCAGGCCCGGGCATCCTTGCGGGATGCGGAGGCGCGGGCGCAGGCCGCCAACGACCAGATCGCGGTACTCCAGCAGCAGCTGCAACAGAATCAGCTCCTCATGGCACAAGCGGTGACCGACGCCGAGGGCCGGGTACGGCAGGGCGAGGCGGACCTGGCCGCGGCCGAAGCCGACGTGGCCCAACAGCGCGCCGCCTACGAAAATGCGGTTTTTAACCGGAACGCGTTCACACGGCTCGCCCAGCAGGGCGCCGTATCGGAACAGCAGCGTGTGCAGGCCGTCACGGCGGCCGAGGCGCAGGGGGCGGCGCTCGCGGCGGCACAGCGGCGCGTGGCGGCCGCGAAGGGTGCCTTGACGGCGTCCCGTGCCAACCTCGCCAATCCTGGGATCCGCGGCGCCCAGATGGCCGCCGTAGAGAAGCAGATCGTCCAGCAGCACGCGACGATCGGGAGCGCCACCGCCCAGGTGGCGCAGGCCCGTGCGGCGTTGGCGCAGGCGGAGGCCAACCGGCAGGATCTCGTGGTTCGCGCCCCCTTCGGCGGAACGGTGATCACGCGCTCCGCCGAGCCGGGCGAGGTCGTGACCGCTGGGACGTCAATCGTCACGCTCCTCGACCTGAGCCAGGTCTATCTGCGTGGGTTTATCCCTGAGGGGCAGATCGGCAAGGTCAAGATCGGGCAGCCGGCGCACGTGTACCTCGATTCGAATCCGAATCGGGCCGTCGACGCCTTGGTCCTCCGCATCGATCCTCAGGCCACGTTCACGCCGGAAAACACCTACTTTCGCCAGGACCGCGTCAAGCAGGTCGTTGGCGTCAAGCTGCAACTCAAGGGCGCGACCGGCCTCGCCAAGCCGGGCATGCCGGCCGACGGCGAGATCCTGGTGAGCGGGGGTGCGTGGCCGCCGGGCTGGAAGGGCTGGCACAGTCAGTGA
- a CDS encoding ABC transporter permease — MASRSAGLDALAPSLPVRAAGRRRGPWQRFLRNPRAILGAGLMLFFVVVAVAAPRLAPFPPDQPHIPDVLHPPGAPYLLGADQLGRDILSRIIIASRVSLAIGVLSMLVSIVLGTFMGALAGFFGGHLDGLLMRLTDMVIAIPVFFLTVAFLALFGPSIPGLIWIIGLTAWPPTARLVRAEFLTLRARDFVAAAHATGASNARIIIRHILPNVVPVIVISATLRIGLAILTEAGLSFLGLGVQPPRPSWGNIIADGRAYLGIAWWVSLFPGLCVFLAVMAFNLLGDGLRDAFDPKLQI; from the coding sequence ATGGCTAGCCGCTCAGCGGGCCTGGACGCTCTCGCGCCGTCCCTTCCGGTGCGGGCCGCGGGCCGGCGCCGGGGGCCCTGGCAGCGGTTCCTCCGCAATCCGCGGGCGATCCTCGGCGCCGGGCTGATGCTCTTCTTTGTCGTCGTCGCGGTTGCCGCGCCGCGCCTGGCGCCGTTTCCCCCAGATCAGCCCCATATCCCGGATGTCCTCCACCCTCCGGGGGCCCCCTACCTCCTCGGGGCGGATCAGCTGGGGCGGGACATCCTGAGCCGGATCATCATCGCCTCGCGCGTCTCGCTGGCGATCGGGGTGCTGTCGATGCTGGTCTCGATCGTGCTTGGGACCTTCATGGGAGCGCTGGCGGGGTTCTTCGGCGGCCACCTCGACGGACTGCTGATGCGGCTGACGGACATGGTCATCGCGATCCCGGTCTTTTTCCTGACCGTGGCGTTTCTCGCGCTGTTTGGGCCGAGCATTCCCGGATTGATCTGGATCATCGGGCTCACGGCGTGGCCTCCGACGGCCCGTCTCGTGCGGGCGGAGTTCCTCACCTTGCGCGCGCGCGATTTCGTGGCGGCGGCCCACGCCACCGGGGCATCCAACGCGCGGATCATTATCAGGCACATCCTGCCGAACGTCGTGCCGGTGATCGTCATCTCGGCGACGCTCCGTATCGGGCTGGCCATCCTGACCGAGGCCGGATTGAGCTTTCTGGGCCTGGGCGTGCAGCCTCCGCGGCCGAGCTGGGGGAACATCATCGCCGACGGCCGGGCGTATCTCGGCATCGCCTGGTGGGTGTCGCTCTTTCCCGGCCTGTGCGTGTTCCTGGCGGTGATGGCGTTCAATCTCCTCGGTGACGGGTTGCGGGATGCCTTCGACCCGAAGCTGCAGATCTAG
- a CDS encoding ABC transporter permease encodes MGAYLARRVIALVPLVLGVTGIVFALLVLAPGDPVTFLIPPEQRGQADLAEMRHQLGLDRPLPVQYISMMRDLLTGRLRAFSDRRPTIQRVTEALPATLILTATSIVMTVLLAAPIAFLSARRPYSLVDHGATLFSLLGISLPTFWFGLGLIFVFTERLGVLPASGLRPAGTSGYDLFVIWPYLVMPTVVQALGILPVLVRYARSSLLETLDQDYIRVARSKGLRERAVMLRHVARNSLVPVVTILALLVPFLLSGSVVIETVFALPGVGQLAVNSALSRDYPTVLTTTTIAGMLVVLSNLLADIGYFYLDPRIRHG; translated from the coding sequence GTGGGTGCGTATCTCGCCCGGCGCGTGATCGCCCTGGTCCCGCTCGTGCTCGGAGTCACGGGGATCGTGTTTGCGCTGCTGGTGCTGGCGCCGGGGGACCCGGTGACGTTTCTCATCCCGCCTGAGCAGCGGGGGCAGGCCGACCTCGCCGAGATGCGCCACCAGCTCGGACTGGATCGCCCGCTCCCCGTCCAGTACATCTCCATGATGCGGGACCTGCTCACCGGCCGGCTCCGTGCATTCAGCGACCGGCGACCGACAATCCAGCGGGTCACCGAGGCGCTCCCCGCGACGCTGATCTTGACCGCGACGTCGATCGTGATGACGGTCCTCCTGGCGGCGCCGATCGCCTTTCTATCCGCGCGGCGCCCGTACAGCCTCGTGGACCACGGCGCGACACTGTTCTCCTTGCTGGGCATTTCGCTCCCGACGTTCTGGTTCGGGCTGGGGCTGATCTTCGTGTTCACCGAGCGGCTCGGAGTGTTGCCGGCCAGCGGCCTCCGCCCCGCGGGTACCTCGGGGTACGATCTCTTCGTCATCTGGCCGTACCTCGTCATGCCCACCGTCGTGCAGGCGCTCGGCATCCTGCCGGTGCTGGTCCGCTATGCGCGGTCCTCGCTGCTGGAGACGTTGGACCAGGACTACATCCGGGTGGCCCGCAGCAAGGGCCTCCGGGAGCGCGCCGTCATGCTGCGGCACGTCGCGCGGAACTCTCTCGTCCCGGTGGTGACGATCCTGGCGCTGCTCGTCCCCTTTCTGTTGAGCGGCTCGGTCGTGATCGAGACCGTCTTTGCGCTCCCCGGGGTTGGGCAGCTTGCGGTAAACTCCGCGCTGTCCCGCGACTATCCGACCGTACTGACGACGACGACCATCGCCGGGATGCTCGTGGTGCTGAGCAACCTGCTGGCCGACATCGGCTATTTCTACCTGGATCCCCGCATCCGGCATGGCTAG
- a CDS encoding VOC family protein — MSHQHPRVLLDHVLVAVPDLAEGARRFEERYGLRALEGGRHPGIGTANMIVPLGSSYLELIAVVDPEEASRTPTRGRITRALSEGRTFATWAVRTDNLDALRAHLKEAGVKLSEPTPGARKRPDGVILRWRTQFLAAEEPSALPFVIEWSVPPGMHPAEAPVDHPSKARGIRAVRLGDPDPAGTSVRIRSLLGNDIHFEVERAGTGGVLAVEIDTPGGVTVIR; from the coding sequence ATGAGCCACCAGCATCCTCGCGTGCTGCTCGATCACGTCCTGGTCGCGGTCCCGGACCTGGCCGAGGGCGCCCGCCGGTTCGAAGAGCGGTACGGGCTTCGCGCTCTGGAGGGAGGGCGACATCCCGGAATCGGGACGGCAAACATGATCGTCCCCCTCGGATCGTCCTATCTAGAGCTCATCGCGGTCGTTGACCCTGAAGAGGCCAGCCGGACGCCTACCAGGGGCCGCATCACCCGGGCGCTCTCCGAGGGCCGGACGTTCGCCACGTGGGCGGTCCGCACCGACAACCTCGACGCGCTGCGCGCGCACCTCAAGGAGGCGGGAGTGAAGCTGTCGGAGCCGACCCCTGGGGCACGAAAGCGTCCGGATGGCGTGATCCTTCGCTGGCGCACACAGTTCCTGGCGGCGGAGGAACCAAGCGCGCTGCCATTCGTCATCGAGTGGTCGGTACCGCCCGGGATGCATCCTGCCGAAGCCCCGGTCGACCACCCGTCGAAAGCCCGAGGCATCCGCGCAGTGCGATTGGGGGATCCCGACCCGGCCGGCACCTCCGTGCGGATTCGATCACTGCTGGGGAACGACATTCACTTCGAGGTTGAACGAGCCGGCACCGGCGGGGTCCTGGCCGTGGAGATCGACACGCCCGGCGGTGTCACGGTGATCCGCTAG